Part of the Vigna angularis cultivar LongXiaoDou No.4 chromosome 1, ASM1680809v1, whole genome shotgun sequence genome, GGTAATTGTTCTTGCTGATATATGCAGCTATTTCAAATAGATGATAACTAATACATACTATAACTTGCCTGAATTCTTGAGCTTATGTTTTTCATCAATACAACCTTTGCCAGGTTAGTCAAGGGTCCATTCGTCAGCACTGTAATCTTAGACCCTGGATTAGTTTTTTGTAACATAGACTCCCAAACTTCCATGGCCAGTGGTTGTCTGAGTTCAGGGTGATCTGTATCCCGGGGAGCCCCAAACTTCACAGAATTCTCAGTTGTATACCTGAAATGGTTCGTGTGTTAGCCAGTTGCTCGAAACAAAAACTGGAAATACTTAAGTGCGAGCAAACTAATATATAACCTTGTTAAAAGGTATCCAGGTTACAAAATGCACGACACACTTAACAAAGGTTACGCAACAATtgaatgaaatattataataatactctattcaagaaaaataattctttCATCATAGTGTTTTGTTAGAGTTCTTGGTGACCAGAAACCAGATTATCCGCTGGATTGAATCAGTGTCCCAAATAACATGGTTCATTTCTGCATGACACATATTTCGTTATTTCTCTACTTTCAATAGCAGCTTCCATTCCACTTGGCCTACATGATTTCACTAGCTTCTGATGCCTTCTAATGCTGATAAACAATACATTCAAAGCCATAAAAGTAATTGAAAATCACCTTCGTGGGCTGCGTGGCAGATCACGAGCAAGACCATAAAGAGTATCAGAGTCCAGTAATCCCCCATTTCCATGGGGAATGGCTTTTATATACTTGCATTCTCCAACAGCTTCAAATACTGGATCTGGTTGATCTATTGCAAAAACATCTCCAAGACCAACTGGGATATCGTCACGACCCATCATGTGCAGTAAGTCATAGATGGAATCTATTGTAGCTGCATTAGTCCATCCAGTAGGACTCACGATGATTGCCTGAGTGCAATTGTGTATAAATTTCAACATAATATTAAACTTCTTGAGAATTTAAGTGTAGATCAGATAAACAAGAATACCTTAAGGTCGATTACTTGAACAGGCACTTTTAGGAGGTAAAATAGAGCAAGAAAATCTCCTGCACTCATGTCCATGTCAAACACAACAGGTTTCCCCagtgttttattttgaaaatttggctTGTAAGTTACTTCTTTGTAATAAGGAAACTGTGTGGTGAAGTTGAACCTCCCTGAATTTTGTGGATCCTTCATAACCTTTAATTCGACACAATACAAAAAGTCAGATTCATACACACTTTTCCATTTTAAGAATCCCTTCATATGGTCAGAgcacaaataattaatattcagTTTTCCTTACACGCCATGATAAAACAGTGTGATtcataaattttgaaagaagattaaagaatataataaaaaatttaccatACATTCAAGAAGTTTATGAAATATTCTCTGTCAAGTTTGCTCCTAACATCCTTGTTAGGCTTTGCTTTTGTGGCAACAAGTACCCTCACTGAGTCTGGACCACTTACCTCTTTTGTGTAACCATCCTGTGTATAGAACATGTTTTGGTACATAACACGATAAGATTTACTATATGTAGGTGTGAAATTGGACGTAACAAATTGAAGTTGCAAGCCAAAAGGGAAAGCAAGAATTACCTGACATCTACCTTTCCCATTTTTCACAAAGCAAAGTGGATCTCTAAGTCCTTGTTGAACATGGCCACTATGCACCCCACCTTTCTCTAGATTGAACTTAGGAACTCTTCGGCCATCAAAGAAAGGGTTAGAGCCATCATTTTCCCCATAAGGTTTGTTTGAAGTTATAACAGTTATGTTCATATACttcatttcagaaaattcaTTTTCTCCATTATGGTTATTGGGTTTACTCATGGTTGAGACTGCTATACCAGCTGCGAAAGAGTCCCACATGAAATAACTCTGCCAACAATGAATTCGTATTAGACGAAGAGTATACTTTACTTTAATAATTGGCACGCATGGCTTCATTAAGAAATTACCGAATAGAATTGGTCGTCAAACCAAGTATCACGAGCCATTTTCAAGGATTTGAAACAGTACTGTGCCTCGTATGTGTCTTGGCTCTTTTCAAATTCGTCAAAGAATTCCTTAGTGATAGGGATTGTGTTTGTTGCATCCAGAGAAACAAGAGTGACAGGAATTCCAGAATGAATCACCTAAATATCcacgtattttttttataatcaactaaataaagtttatataatGCTCCTCCATAAATGATACCACTTCTAACTTATctataaaaaatgttgaaataattgagtttttatggTCATAAATTTCTATCTGAGAATAATCTAAGTGTGAGTGTatgtttttatatgattttatactatgtaaatattaataaacttcattgtataaattgattttataatattaagttaaatttaaagcatattttttagaaataaaagtcataataaaaacttaaaaaaataatgaaataatgaagCATAATATGTATCAAAGAGGACTACGAAATAAAATTTAGAactatacaatataaaatattaatgacataataaataaaaatattttgttatactGAACATATAAACGACATATATGATCCTATCCGGTCCAAAAGACATAATTATGGATACGGTCCAATAACAAGATATCtcaaacttatatattattttggaCCATTATCACATATTATTATCAAATCTCAATAGTTAGCTCTTATTATTTTCTGagtaaatattgttttaacatgatcctataaatataattataaccCCTCATTTCACACTTTGATATTTGATAACTATTGATATTTGATAACTATTCTCGTATAATAGATCCTATAAATATAACATTGGTCCGTTACAGATTATGTGAGGTGTGGGTTGATGGATTTAAAAGTTCAATCTGCCTCACTATCTCCTATCACTTCTAACTCTTAATTCAACTCCCCAATTCCATCTACAGGAGCAAACTAACTGGAGAGTTATaggaaattgaagagaaaagacGCATGTTGATTAACGGGTTAGAGATGAGAAGATAGAAGTAACACTTCTGTCATCTCGTTGACGATAAAATTATATAGTAGatacttaaaagaaaattaaatacattttaaacattcaacaaaacgaaaatttttaattggaatttattaacaaatacataagtttataaaatactaAGATTTGATtatctcttttatatataactaccattattaatattatttttttcttaaaacatgAAGGTACGTAATACTTCTTTTTCACTggtaattgttatttttatcattagGGCAAATACTTTATTACTTACATAACCATACTAACTAGAATTttcaatataacaaatttaatgaaCTTACAAGAagaattctaatttttataaaaaataaataaaaatgagcatacagagttaaaagaaaaagtagcaTATATAAtgtttgtatatttatatataggcAACTTTGAACAATACATTAATTACTAAAAGAGATTGTGTTAATGTTAAACAGTTTGAATGAAGAAGTGGTTTTATGAATATGGAAATGTGTATCAGACCTGGTATGCTGCAAAAGGATCTCCAAATATATTGAATTCTGCAAAAGGGTTATCAGTGAACATGTTCCCCCGATCACCGTACTGGCGAGGCACGCAGGAAGACGAAGCATTCTTAGGGCAACAACCTGTTGGACTGCTTGACCTTACGCCTCCACCCATTATATAGATACGCTCCACGTTCTTTTTCAGCTGTGGATTATTCATTAGGAAGATTCCAATGTTCGTGTGTACTCCGATCACAAGCACTGTAATGGGACCAGAAGATATTTTCTCAATCAACACTTCCTGTGCGCTTGCTTGATGCATTGGACTGTATTTCCTTCTTCCCTAGTTTACCACAATCTCTAAACACAATTAATCATGTTCTAAacataattaatcattaaataAGTACAATTTGAATTTTACACACCTGTGGTAGGAAAGCTTTCCTGATACCATAATTGGCATCAATGTCCAAACGCCCTCCAAGACCAATAGGAATGGCGCGCCTGTACCTGCAATCTCCCACCGTTGTCATTCCCTGCTTCAAGACGACAATCATCCTTAAAACAAATGCATTTAAATGTAATAGAAACATAAACTCAATCAAGATACAAGTATCTCGTACAATACcacacaaatataaatatagtaataCTATTACATAcacattttttctctttttttatagTATCATCTGACTACATAGTTGAGCAGATTCTGACTTATCTATGTTATCCTTGTGAGCAATATTCCTCGTATTTAGGGAAAAGTAAGGTTTGCAAAAGGTAAGAAACCTGTTCTATGATTGGAAGATATCCACCAACGTTGGGGAGTATGGTACCATCTGATAGTATTCCACCCTCGCCGCCAACTCCAACTGCAACATCATCTCGTCCCATCATGTAAAGCAGATCGTAAATTTGATTAACAGCATGTCCAGCATTCGTCCAAGCATTTGCGCTGATGGTGATGCCCTAAAATGTTTCcaccacacacacacaaaaaataaatacctTCATAAACAAATTACGATATTATTCCCCAACCATATTTTACCTTCTTACTTCCTTCAAGAGGGTATAATATAatctttcttttacttttcagtttataaattttacatttcagTATATATCacttctttaataattttctagTAATAAATACGAATTTGTATGAACTAGGTTTACAATTTCCGAGGATACGTGGACATTATTTTGAGACCACGtttgataatattaattattccTAGAGTGTGATATCTTGACACcactaaaaccaaaaaatatttatatcataatttaaacTGTGATGTGTTGCATTGATTTGACAGAAGACTTACCTCCAATTTAAACTGTGATGTGTTGAGTTTCATAAGGTAGAGAAGAGCAAATAAATCATCGGTGTCTACATCTGTATCCACCAGAATCCGATGAGGTTTTCCCTCCACAAAGCTTCCTGCAATCAGTAACACCACTGCTACTGCTAACCACACTCTCACCATCCTTCAAACTAACACTATACCTGCAATTCTTGAATTTGAAGAAGCAGAGTATCTCAGGAATGGCGTTTAAATGAGAGGTGATTTCATAGAGAGTATCAGATTTCAGAAATAAACTATACTTCCACGTGTTTGTTGGTTCTTTAACTTTGACTGCACACGCCAAAAAGTAgccattgaaatttcaaactGGATGAAGTCGACAACTTGCACGCAAGTATCTGATAATCTCAAATCAACAAACTTTATTGTAACAGtcaaacaaaatttttcaaCTGTTCCGTTATTCACAATATGCTTCTctaattattactttaattaatcttttgattAATTCGAGcatatcaatcaaattcaaCGATGTCCTACTGTGGTCACTGCTCACTAAACATTCATGTTCACAATTATTGATGTCTgtatacaattttttctttaaaaacattCATATTTgtcataaatttatttgactAGCAACTATATCTTATAGACTTTCCGGCATGCGTTAAACAAAGCCACTAGCTCTGATGTTTGTCTTTatgttagtgtttttttttcactcgTGCAGTACGGGATTTATTATAGTATATGTTAATGTCAACCTCCAATTTCGTTGCTGACTAAATAatatgtcttttttattttatcttattttgtctttttattattttgattctatttttattgtattattattttttttcgttttatattatttgattttattttattttctatattagtcttttttttaaaaagaaaaaaaaggaaaaaggaaaaaaaagaaaaaagaaaaaaaggaagaaaaaaaggaaaaaagaaagaaaaaagaaagaaaaaagaaaagaaaagaaaagaaaaggaaaaaaaaggaaaaaggaaaaaaaagaaaaaaaagaaaaaaaggaagaaaaaaaagaaaaaagaaagaaaaaagaaaaaaaagaaaaaagaaagaaaaaagaaaaaaaaaaggaaaaaaaaggaaaaaggaaaaaaaagaaaaaagaaaaaaaggaaaaaaaagaaaagaaaaggaaaaaaagaaaaggggaaaCAGGAGCACCAGGTGAGTCACTTTTCACGCTACCATTCACTCCACAGATTCAAATAACAGAAATCCATCTTCCTACCCAACGAATTTGATAGcccattttcttcttcctcgaATATCTCCTTCCCGATTCTCTATTTCGCTCCCATCCTCCTGCTTCTTCAACCATCACACCACACCCCATTTTCAAAGAAACGACAACCACCAAACTCGCCTCCCTGTCTATCTCTCCCTTCTTCCTCCTTCGGCTTTGATTTCTCTTTCCTCATTCACGATCCCAATTTCACTAGGGACTCATTTCCGATACGATTCTGAGCTTGCTAGATCCACGACAAGGTTTCGTTTCCCAGattcttttgtaaaatattCTTCCTCTGGCACAACTGTCTCCGCCACCTCCACACACATTCATCTACCACAACCATTCCAAGCTTTGCCGCCGGCAGTGCTTCAATGGCGGGATCTCAAATCGGAGTCAATTACAACCGTAGATCTCGTCGTTCCGGTTAGCGTTGGTGGTGCGACCTTCGCCAGCGGTTGGGAAGATGTCGTCGGTCTGGAAGAGAGCCGCGGCTACGAGGATCACAGCACCGTCTCCGCCATCAAAGCCTCCATAGACAAAATCCCCAACGATTTCAAGGTAAATGCAGATTTAGCATCGCGGTTTGTTGCGGACATTGACGCCGATAAGGTCGAGTTTAAGTTTAAGAAGGCAGAGTATTGCGAGGCCTGAAGTTAATGCTGATCTTATTATCAGAATGAAGCCAAAAACACatcactcttcttcttctctccccAAACTCTCCGAAACCTGCCTTAACCATCCCATCAACCCATCCCAACACCCCAAAACACGAAAATATCCATAGTTttgagtataaaaaaaaaaacagagaacaaGTTGCAAGCCCGGTGGTGGTGTGAGCGGCGACTAGGGGCTCCATTGGCAGCGACACCGTAAATAGATAAATCCAACCAAGGATTTGGTCTCGCGTTCATAGAAGAGGGAAACCCTCGCACAAAGAAGGGAGAATCTGGTGCTTGCGGAGGCGAGGGTTACAAATGGCGATATTGTCGACGACGATAGAGATACAGATGAGTGATTTTGAGGAATGTCTACATAGTAGAAGTGGGAACGGTGATGGAGAATGAGTGTTATATCAAAAGAAGGAGCTGTGGCGGTTCTTGGCAGAGGAAAGATAATGGTGGTGCTGCTGTCTTTCACTTACTTTCAAAAGATCCCTACCAGCAAGGGTTTGGGCCAACCCAATTTTTCGTGCACCATTGATTTCCTCTGTCTTCAATGGATTGGGTTAGCTTTCGTACACCCCACCACTAGTCTTGCACCCCTGACAAATACAGAGATGGAGGAAAAGAGCTTTGTGCTGCATGCATCCCTGTTTATTTGTATCTGCATCCCTTTTCtcatttgttgttttgttttatttcatgcttttgctttttttttttttttgtttctttagtcTTTGTTACCctgtgtgttttatttttattaaatttgtttgtttgttgcattctcaatttttgataaaaatagcAAATGTTcaataaaaagcataaaaataaaaaacaaaagaaaatgaaaaaataaaataaaattacaaaactatacgaaataatattaaagcttctaataatatactttttaatatctTCTTTTTAAATATCTTCTCTCTTGAATAGAAAgagataaaactaaaattataaaaaaaatggtttcagAGCTTCCGACGGTATCTTTCTTCTTGATAACTAAATATAGTTTTcaatttgttcttgttttatttttctttaaatattgtttttttaaaataaaaaagataaatttaaaaattatagctgtaatttgtttttcttaatattgtttttttataaataggtATATCTGTAATTTGTTTTCAATCTTTTAGACCTTTCTTCAAAAACACttacttaaatattattattttttaaataaatattactattattctATATTATATAGATGCGATTACtgttttaaaatcttattttaaacatttacgtaaatattatttttatataataaaattaaaaaaataaagataaaattaaaaaattaaaaaaattattttttaatattttaaatagtaGTATGAGTACTCTTCTGACCGTCCTTAATACTTAATACTCTTGatctaaaagttaaataataaattaaataatgatatgagtactcgtgcgataaTCCGTATCAGTCTAGTACTCACTATCTGaaacaataagaaaattaaataattgtaattgtTCGTGCGATTGTCGACATCAACCTAGCACTCAATACTCTCAGGTTTTcctaaataagtaaataatggTATGAGTACTTGTGTGACAAtaccttttctctctcttttaaaaataataaaaaataacaaaagtaaaGTTTTAAAGTATGAGCACTAGTATGAGCACTCGTTTAATCGTTCGCATCGTCTTAATGTCGTTTTAAAGGTATGAGAACTCGTGTGACCGTCTGCGTCGACCTAATACTCGTTACCTTATTTTCCCAACCATcctaaaaataccaaaaaaaatataaaatcttcaaaaattagAAGCATCCCCATTttcaaacaacacaaacaattaaTGTGTTAGTTCACTCTCCAaaatatccaaatttatccataatctaTTTTCAAGcaaattttccaaacaatttttcaaacaaatgcCTAAACAAACTTTACAGATTTTCAAAAGAATTACGTAATcctgattttttattttgaatgagaatacgtaggatcAAGGTTAATACTTGTCAtattcaaaaaactaaaaaatatattttgtttctttacaTACACATAACATACTTTCATTGATAAGAGACCTTTTAGAGTGataccaaaaataaatttgtgaaaACTTGATCCAGagattataaatatgaaaaataatgcttgatcatttaaataaaattattaaacttaaaatagcTGGTTTAAgagaatacaattttttttaacttacgTATTTgccataaatttattatactagTAACTAGATATTATAGGATACTTAATTCCTGATAAAAGACCTTTTAAATGATGTCAAAATAAAtccgtaaaataaaattattaaacttaacATAGTTGAATTAAGAGAatacaatgtttttttttaacttacatATTTGcatgattaaatttataattactaataaaaatgCATGTGTCACATTAAATAGAGGTATCCGGAGCATAGTGTTGAACTGCATTAATAAGTCCCATACCGCCTGATCATAGAAGAGTCCCGCTAAAgcttattataaaaagaattttccTTCTCTTTAATTCTCATACCTTTCTCGGCCTTTTGGCTAAGATCAAGTGTAGTATCTGTTCTTATCAGTTTAATATCTGATATGTGGGTCAATGGCTCACacgatattaaattaatttcttaaaggGGAGATTTTGAAACAGTGGCTTGCTACTGGAAATTTCAAGTGTTGCTCAAGTCTTGCACTACAGCTTGAGCTTGGCACACCCTACAAATgaagcttttaatttggtttactACTGGTTTAAGTCTACCATTTATGGGTCTTGCATCCCTACAAATTTGGATTGACCTTTTCATATTTAAACTATAATAGGCCCAAAGATTATGAATGTGGAAAATAATGTTTGatcacataaataaaattattaaacttaaaatagttgaattaaaagaataataactaGATATTAGAGgatgattaaatttataattactagTAAAAATGCATGTGTTAGACATTATAGgatgattaaatttataattactagTAAAAATGCATGTGTTACATTAAGTGACCTGAGTTCATTTTTTTgtgataataaaagataataaaactatcattattattattatttttataaaattaaatatattttatgattttattataaatattttttatttatttgtactcaattttttaattaaaatataattaagtttaaaaaatgataaaatagaaaaaagttaaatttaaaataacagtcgggaaaatttaataaaataattactttttataaaattgaaaaataaatgtaaacacCAAAAGAAAACTTCTTTATTTATATGTAAAGattatatcataaataattctttttaagtaaaataattattaatatattttattgttaagataatgataaaatattataactttaagataaaaactaatttgattatttttatgtaatgtgTTAATAGTTGGGATTAAATGTgtattttagtatttaataatttatgtttgattattaaagaaaaagttaatattaatatttaattaattttgaaaatattttttttaattcttaaatttgaatttttttaaataaatatatatgacaACTATTAAAGACTAAATATATACTAAATCTACTAATTAAtaaacttcaaataaaactaaggtaattaaagttattatattaatactgtatttcctttttattgtattaataacaaaatatcttAATAGTCATTGTATTAAACAAACAATTTACCAataaacttacatttttaacatggaaaacaatttattttatcatcgTACTATTAATGTTTTAAGAGATAATATTTTGGAGAGAAAGAAacttatgttttgtttgtttttataagTGGATTTAAGAGTGAAAAATTATGCACcgagagaagaaaatgaaaaatgattttgttttaagaaaatttcaaattttgtaa contains:
- the LOC108343884 gene encoding nucleoside hydrolase 3 isoform X1; protein product: MVRVWLAVAVVLLIAGSFVEGKPHRILVDTDVDTDDLFALLYLMKLNTSQFKLEGITISANAWTNAGHAVNQIYDLLYMMGRDDVAVGVGGEGGILSDGTILPNVGGYLPIIEQGMTTVGDCRYRRAIPIGLGGRLDIDANYGIRKAFLPQGRRKYSPMHQASAQEVLIEKISSGPITVLVIGVHTNIGIFLMNNPQLKKNVERIYIMGGGVRSSSPTGCCPKNASSSCVPRQYGDRGNMFTDNPFAEFNIFGDPFAAYQVIHSGIPVTLVSLDATNTIPITKEFFDEFEKSQDTYEAQYCFKSLKMARDTWFDDQFYSSYFMWDSFAAGIAVSTMSKPNNHNGENEFSEMKYMNITVITSNKPYGENDGSNPFFDGRRVPKFNLEKGGVHSGHVQQGLRDPLCFVKNGKGRCQDGYTKEVSGPDSVRVLVATKAKPNKDVRSKLDREYFINFLNVMKDPQNSGRFNFTTQFPYYKEVTYKPNFQNKTLGKPVVFDMDMSAGDFLALFYLLKVPVQVIDLKAIIVSPTGWTNAATIDSIYDLLHMMGRDDIPVGLGDVFAIDQPDPVFEAVGECKYIKAIPHGNGGLLDSDTLYGLARDLPRSPRRYTTENSVKFGAPRDTDHPELRQPLAMEVWESMLQKTNPGSKITVLTNGPLTNLAKVVLMKNISSRIQDVYVVGGHISSTVKDKGNIFSVPSNQYAEFNMFLDPLAARIVFESEVNVTLIPLNTQRKSSSFSAIIGELRRTPRTPEAVFSERLLSRLYHLKQSHSMYQHMGTFLGEILGAVVLGDSYSGLDPKFEEKLIKVLADGNESSDGKVVVDEKDGKLVRILTTVDAKAYYKLYANKLGHEEQSAKIGSFEEQRRRWSHPQLKLEIITSLFTK
- the LOC108343884 gene encoding nucleoside hydrolase 3 isoform X2 codes for the protein MVRVWLAVAVVLLIAGSFVEGKPHRILVDTDVDTDDLFALLYLMKLNTSQFKLEGITISANAWTNAGHAVNQIYDLLYMMGRDDVAVGVGGEGGILSDGTILPNVGGYLPIIEQGMTTVGDCRYRRAIPIGLGGRLDIDANYGIRKAFLPQGRRKYSPMHQASAQEVLIEKISSGPITVLVIGVHTNIGIFLMNNPQLKKNVERIYIMGGGVRSSSPTGCCPKNASSSCVPRQYGDRGNMFTDNPFAEFNIFGDPFAAYQVIHSGIPVTLVSLDATNTIPITKEFFDEFEKSQDTYEAQYCFKSLKMARDTWFDDQFYSSYFMWDSFAAGIAVSTMSKPNNHNGENEFSEMKYMNITVITSNKPYGENDGSNPFFDGRRVPKFNLEKGGVHSGHVQQGLRDPLCFVKNGKGRCQDGYTKEVSGPDSVRVLVATKAKPNKDVRSKLDREYFINFLNVWL